The Haloarcula limicola genomic sequence ATACTCGGGTTCGTCCTCGGCGTGATGGCGCGAACCAGATACGCCGTCGCAGCCACCGACGGCGTCGACCCCGACTGCGAGTTCACGGCCGGGTGGCCCGAACGGGCGCGCCGCCGCGTCCTCGCCGTCGCCGGCGTCCTCCTCGCCGTGACCGCCGCCGGGTTCGTCGCCGGGCTGGCCACGAACAGGGTCTGGCTCCAGACGGCCTCGCAGATCCTGTTCCCGCTCGGCATCGTCTTCGCTACGGCTGGCGAGGAGCGGACCTACGTCGCTTCGAGCGTGGGCGTCGAACAGCGGATGCCGGTCGCGCGGCGGCTCTTTCCGTGGGACGACTTCACCGGCTACACCCGAACCGACGACGCCATCGTCCTCCACCGTCCCCGCCGAATCGATTTCCGGTTCGCGCTCGCAGACTTGGACGACCCGGACGCCGTCGAGCGAGCGCTCGGGGCGCGTCTCTCACCCTCGTGAACCGAGTCGGTGCGAGCGTTTTTATCCGGACACGTCTAACCCGCTCTCGTGACCGACCACGTCTCGACCGGCTGTGACCCGCTGGACGAGTTGCTGGGCGGCGGACTGGAGCGCGGGGCCGTCACGCAGGTGTACGGCCCGCCGGCGGCCGGCAAGACGAACCTCGCCCTCTCGGCGGCCATCGAAGTCGCCGCGGGTGGCGACGCCGCCCTCTACATCGACACCGAGGGCCTCTCGGCCGACCGGATGCGCCAGATCGCCAGCGGCCGCGCCGCCGGGACGGACCAGACGGTCGACGACCTCGCGGGCCGCCTCATCGTCTCCGAGGTCTTCGACTACGACGAACAGGCCGAAGCCGTCCAGGACGCCGCCGAGTTCGCGCCCGAGATCGAGCTCGTCGTCCTCGACAGCGCTACCGGCTTCTACCGCCTCCAGCGGGACGACGAGGACGGCGGCGCGGCCCTCCGGGACGTGGCCCGACAGATCACCCATCTGCTCTCGCTGGCCCGCAAACACGACCTCGCCGTCGTCTTCACGAACCAGGTGTTCACCGACCCCGACAGCGACCGCTCGACCGCGCTGGGCGGCCACACGCTGAATCACTGGTCCGGTGCTATCCTCCGCATCGACCGCTTCCGCGGCGGCAACCGCCGCGCCACGCTGGAGAAACACCGCGCGAAGGCCGCCGGCGACACCGCCCAGTTCCGCATCACCGACAAGGGGATGGCCGGCGACGACGGACAGCAACCGCCGCGCCGGGAGTGAAGTGAGCGGTGCGGTGAAGACACTCCCCATAGCGGTGGCGCGCACCCTCGCGGTTCACAGACCGCGAGGTACGCGCGAGGGACGAGTAGCGCAGCGACGCGAGCAACGCAGTCGGTTGGGGTGGGCGTGGCTGTCGAGCGTCGGTGTGCGGGAGAGCATACCGCGCCGGAGGCGCGGTTTCGCCGTCAGAACTCCGTTCTGACGAGCCTGCCGTCGCTGTGCTCCGGCAGACACCGAACTCGCGGCGTCGCCGCGAGTTCGGCCTTTTTAGCGTAGATTTTTGCGCCGAGTGGTTCCCACAGCGCCGCGAAGCGGCGCGAGGAAACCCGAGGCGCAAAAAGGTACTCTCAGTAGATGAGATCGTCGTCGTTCTCGACCATGTACAGCGTGCGAGCGGCGATGTTGACGGCGTGGTCGCCGACGCGCTCGATGTCGCGGATCGTCAGCAGGAGCCGCGAGACGTCGGCCATCAGTTGCTCGATCTCCGCGTCGCTGGTCTCGGCGTCGATCTCGCGCTCGATGAGGTCGCGGACGACCTCCTCGGAGGCCGCCTCACAGCGGCTGTCGACCTCGTCGTCGGTCTCGGCGATACTGTAACACAGCTCCGTGGCCTCGCGGTCGTAGGCGTCCATCGCGTTCTCGACCATCTCGATGACGACCTCGGCGACCTCCTGGATGTCGACCTCGGGGTAGGCGTCGCGCTCGGCCTCCAGGGAGTACTCGCCGAGGTTGGTGGCGAGGTCGCCGATGCGTTCGAGGTCGGTGATGATCTTGAACGAGGCGGCGATGAAACGGAGGTCGGAGGCCACCGGTTGCTGGAGCGCCAGCAGGTCGATGCAGTCCTGCTCTAAGTCGAGATACAGCTGATTGATCTCGTCGTCGCCGTCGATGACCTGCCAGGCCATCTCCTCGTCCTTCTGTTCGAGGGCGGAGAGCCCCAACCGCAGCCGGTCGAGGACGACTTCAGACATGTAGAGGACGTCCTCGCGGACCGATTCGAGGAGTTCCTGATACGATTCTCGTGGCATAGCCCGTAGTGGCCCTGCCGAGTGTATCAGCCTTTCCCTTGGGCGCAAAATCCGCCTCCGGTCGGGAGCGAACGGGTACGTGCGGTCGCCGAAAGAGAGGTGTAAAGAGCGTACCGCGCCGGAGGCGCGGTTTCGCCGTCAGAACTCCGTTCTGACGAGCCTGCCGTCGCTGTGCTCCGGCAGACACCGAACTCGCGGCATCGCCGCGAGTTCGGCCTTTTTCGTGAACGTTTTTCGAGTCGAGCGGGACCGAAGGTCCCGCTGACCGTGCGAACGGGCGCTTCGCGCCCGTGAGCAGAGCGTGGTTCGCGCTCCGCGCGAACCCACTGAAGAAAAAGTTCAGTAGATGAGTTCGTCGCTGCTCTCGACCATGTACAGGGTTCGAGCGGCGATGTTGACAGCGTGGTCGCCGATCCGTTCGAGGTCCCGAACCGTGAGGAGGAAGCGCTGGGTGTCGGCCATCAGCGACTCCAGTTCGTCCTCCTCGGGGGCCTGGTTGACCAGCGAGCGGACGAGGTCGTCGGTGGCGGCCGCACAGCGCTGGTCGAGGTCGGTGTCGGCGGCGGCGACCGTCCGACAGCGCTCGGCGTCGCGCTCCTCGTAGGCGGTCATCGCGCCGTCGAGTTGAGCCAGCGCCATGTCGGCGATGTCGGCGATGGGGACGTTCGGGATGGTCTCCGACTCCATCTCGTGGGCGTACGCCCCGAGGTTGGACGCGAGGTCGGCGATGCGTTCGAGGTCGGTGAGTATCTTGAACGAGGCGGCGATGAAGCGCAGGTCCGAGGCCACCGGCTGCTGGAGCGCGATGAGGTCGATGCAGTCCCGTTCGAGTTCGAGGTAGCGCTCGTTTATCTCGTCGTCGGCCTCGGCGACGGCGCGGCCCATCGCTGGATCGCGTCGCTCGTAGGCGGTGACGGCGCGGTCGAGGCGGTCGGTGACGTCCTCGCCCATCGCACGAATGTCGGCCCGTAACGCGTCGAGGTCCGACTCGAAGCTGTCACGCGTCATCTGTCAGAAGTGTGTATCCGTTGAGATATCAGTGTGGCGGCCGTCGACGTTCGGCCGCGGCGGGGCGGCCCGTGAGGCGGTCGGGGTAGCCCTGAAAAGTCGGCCACTCGACCGACTCCTAACGCCACGTGCACCGGACTCCGTCAGGCGACGGACCGGCGCGGCCGCTACCCGTCTTCGACGCGTCCGCGAGAAGCGAACAGTTACTCCCCGTTCAGGGTGAGGGTGTGCTCTCTGAGGGCACCGCACGACGGACATTCGTGTTCGTAGTGGATCTCGCGGCCGTCCGTCTCGCTCGACCAGCTGCCGTCTTCGTCCTCGTAGCCGCAGTCCGGACAGACGAGTTCCGTCTCGTCGTAGTGGTGTTTGAGCAGTTCCATGGGGGACTTCTCGCTGTGTCCTTCCATACGACACGGGAGTGTTTCGGATACAAAAAATATTCCGGTGCTACATTTTCGTATAGCTATTCGACCAGCTCTATATTTTCTATCGAATTATTTCGGCTAGCCGGCACCGAATAGACGCCTCTCTCGGGAGAGAGCGAGCACAACCGCTATTATCGATACGAAAGAAACGTCCGGCATGGATTATCGAATCGACGAGATCGATCGTCGCATTCTCTATCATCTCGCGGTCGACGCGCGCGGGACGGCCGCGCCGAAGATCGCCGAGGAGGTCGACGTCACGCCGGCGACGATCCGTAACCGCATCCGGCAACTGGAGGAAGCGGGCGTCGTCCGGGGTTATCACGCCCAGATAGACTACGAGGCGATCGACGGGCGACTGACGATGCAGTTCACCTGCAGCGCGCCCGTCGATACCCAGTCTGACCTCGCGCGCGACATCGGCCGGGTCTCGGGCGTGGTTCGCGTCAGCGAGCTGATGGCCGGCCAGCAGAACCTGCTGGTCACCGTCGTCGGGACCGACACCGACGATACAGCCCGGATCGCTCGCCAGCTGTCGGACCTGGGCGTGACTATCGACCGGGAGGCCATCGTCCGAGACGAGGCGTTTTATCCCTACCAGCAGTTCGGCCCGGAGGACGGCCCCCCGCAGACCGCGATTCGGGACTTTCAGAGCGTCGCCGGCGGGGCCGAAGTCGTGGAGTTCACCGTCTCCGAGGACGCCGAGATAACGGGACAGACCCTGGCGGAAGCGAACCGCACCGGACTGCTTCCGGACGAGGTGCTCGTCGTGAGCATCGAACGCGGCGACGCCCGGCTCACGCCGAACGGCGACACCACCGTCGAAGCGGGCGACGTGGTGTCGGTGTTCTCACCGGAGACGTTCCCGGAACAGCTAGTCGAGGCGTTCGAGTGCGGGGACGAAGCGGCCGACGGAACGCACCGATAGACCGTGACGCGGCCGGGCTCGACAGCGGCGCACCGATACGTCGCGCTCCCGTCGGTCGCCCGACTCTGGCGGTTTTAATATCGTCGCCTCGTCAGCCAACGGTAGCAAGGATGTCCGGACACCTCCGCGTCGACGATCGGGCGGGCCGCCCGGTGGGGTCGGCGGTCCCGAGTCGCGCGACGAGAAGACGCATCGATAGCACCGGGACGGCGGCATGAACGTCGTCGTCGAGTGGCGAAAGAGCGTCGCACTCACCGGAACGGTCGTCAAGTACCTCGCGGTCCCGCTGCTCGTCCCGCTGGTGGTCGCTCTGTATTACGGCGAGGACGTCGGCGTCTTCGGCGTCTCCATCGTCGGCACGATGCTGTTGGGGCTGGCCGTCGAACAACTCGATCCCGGGACGGAACTCCGCGAACGGGAGGCGCTGTTGTTCGTCGCGCTGACGTGGTTCGTCGTCGCCGTCGTCGGCGCGATCCCGTACGTGCTGGCGGGCTGGGGAACGGCGTCGACGCTCGCGGACCCCGTCAACGCCCTCTTCGAGTCCATGTCCGGCTTCTCGACCACCGGCGCGACCGTGATGGGCGAGATCGGCGTCGACCGTCACTCCCACGCCCTCATGATGTGGCGACAGCTGACCCAGTGGCTCGGCGGCATGGGTATCATCGTCCTCATGGTCGCTATCCTCCCGGAACTGGCGGTCAACGGCGCGCAACTGATAAACGAGGAAGCGCCCGGCCCCAGTCTGGAGAAGCTCACCCCGCGCATCGCCACGACGGCCCGCATCCTCTGGCAGGCGTACTTCGCGTTTACCGCGCTACTGGCCGTCCTACTGTACGCCCTCCACTGGTTCGGCTACGCGCCGGAGATGAATCTGTACAACGCCATCGCACACGCCTTCTCGACGCTGCCGACCGGGGGATTCTCGACGAAAGGAGCG encodes the following:
- the phoU gene encoding phosphate signaling complex protein PhoU, whose amino-acid sequence is MPRESYQELLESVREDVLYMSEVVLDRLRLGLSALEQKDEEMAWQVIDGDDEINQLYLDLEQDCIDLLALQQPVASDLRFIAASFKIITDLERIGDLATNLGEYSLEAERDAYPEVDIQEVAEVVIEMVENAMDAYDREATELCYSIAETDDEVDSRCEAASEEVVRDLIEREIDAETSDAEIEQLMADVSRLLLTIRDIERVGDHAVNIAARTLYMVENDDDLIY
- the radB gene encoding DNA repair and recombination protein RadB, which translates into the protein MTDHVSTGCDPLDELLGGGLERGAVTQVYGPPAAGKTNLALSAAIEVAAGGDAALYIDTEGLSADRMRQIASGRAAGTDQTVDDLAGRLIVSEVFDYDEQAEAVQDAAEFAPEIELVVLDSATGFYRLQRDDEDGGAALRDVARQITHLLSLARKHDLAVVFTNQVFTDPDSDRSTALGGHTLNHWSGAILRIDRFRGGNRRATLEKHRAKAAGDTAQFRITDKGMAGDDGQQPPRRE
- a CDS encoding Lrp/AsnC family transcriptional regulator, whose product is MDYRIDEIDRRILYHLAVDARGTAAPKIAEEVDVTPATIRNRIRQLEEAGVVRGYHAQIDYEAIDGRLTMQFTCSAPVDTQSDLARDIGRVSGVVRVSELMAGQQNLLVTVVGTDTDDTARIARQLSDLGVTIDREAIVRDEAFYPYQQFGPEDGPPQTAIRDFQSVAGGAEVVEFTVSEDAEITGQTLAEANRTGLLPDEVLVVSIERGDARLTPNGDTTVEAGDVVSVFSPETFPEQLVEAFECGDEAADGTHR
- the phoU gene encoding phosphate signaling complex protein PhoU → MTRDSFESDLDALRADIRAMGEDVTDRLDRAVTAYERRDPAMGRAVAEADDEINERYLELERDCIDLIALQQPVASDLRFIAASFKILTDLERIADLASNLGAYAHEMESETIPNVPIADIADMALAQLDGAMTAYEERDAERCRTVAAADTDLDQRCAAATDDLVRSLVNQAPEEDELESLMADTQRFLLTVRDLERIGDHAVNIAARTLYMVESSDELIY
- a CDS encoding HVO_0649 family zinc finger protein: MEGHSEKSPMELLKHHYDETELVCPDCGYEDEDGSWSSETDGREIHYEHECPSCGALREHTLTLNGE